The proteins below are encoded in one region of Brachyspira intermedia PWS/A:
- the fusA gene encoding elongation factor G — protein MARQISLENTRNIGIMAHIDAGKTTLSERILFFTGKTHRLGEVHEGAAEMDWMEQERERGITITSAATTCFWNGHRINLIDTPGHVDFTAEVERSLRVLDSAVGVFCSVGGVQPQSETVWRQASNYKIPRAIFVNKMDRIGANFYAVLDQTRDRLKANSHPVVIPIGAESNFEGVVDLVNMKEIIWVSEDGMKMEEREIRPELKEKAEEYRNSLLEAIVEYDDDAMNKFFEGEEIDVPTIKRLIRTATLTADFFPMFCGTAFKNKGIQVLINGIVDYLPSPIDKPEVEGTDLDGNVIKRKIADDEKFSALAFKIMTDPHVGKIAFLRVYSGILESGSYVLNATKGKRERIGRILQMHANKREEIEQVYAGDIAAAVGLKETTTGDTLCPENAPIILESINFPEPVINVAIEPKTKGDRDKMSVALSRLAEEDPTFRVSFDEETGQTIIAGMGELHLEIICDRMKREYKVEANVGRPQVSYREGIKKTVEVQGKFVRQSGGKGQYGDVWLRIGPNEPNGGFKFNNEIVGGAVPREYIPAVEKGCVESMNTGVLANYPMLDVIVSAFDGSFHPVDSSEMAFKIAASMGFKDGCKKADPYLLEPMMTVEVVTPEDYMGDIIGDLASRRGQVHGFTDKSGYKSINATVPLAEMFGYTTSIRNVSQGRASYTMQFSHYEEVPKNVAEEIIGARMGNNK, from the coding sequence GTGGCACGTCAAATTTCGTTAGAAAACACACGTAATATTGGTATTATGGCTCACATCGATGCTGGTAAGACTACTTTAAGTGAGCGTATATTGTTCTTTACAGGTAAAACACATAGATTAGGTGAGGTTCATGAAGGTGCAGCTGAAATGGACTGGATGGAACAGGAAAGAGAAAGAGGTATTACAATAACTTCTGCTGCAACAACTTGTTTTTGGAATGGTCATAGAATTAATTTGATAGACACTCCAGGGCACGTTGACTTCACTGCTGAGGTAGAAAGATCTTTAAGAGTATTAGATAGTGCAGTAGGTGTTTTCTGTTCAGTAGGTGGTGTTCAGCCTCAAAGTGAAACAGTATGGAGACAAGCAAGTAACTATAAAATTCCTAGAGCTATTTTTGTTAACAAAATGGACAGGATAGGTGCTAATTTCTACGCTGTTTTAGATCAAACTAGAGATAGATTAAAAGCTAACAGTCACCCTGTAGTTATACCTATAGGTGCAGAAAGTAATTTCGAGGGTGTTGTTGACTTAGTAAATATGAAAGAAATAATTTGGGTTTCTGAAGACGGCATGAAAATGGAAGAAAGAGAAATCAGACCTGAATTAAAAGAAAAAGCAGAGGAATATAGAAATTCTTTATTAGAAGCAATCGTTGAATATGATGATGATGCTATGAATAAGTTCTTTGAAGGTGAGGAAATAGATGTTCCTACTATAAAAAGACTTATAAGAACAGCTACATTAACAGCTGACTTCTTCCCAATGTTCTGCGGTACAGCATTCAAAAACAAAGGTATTCAAGTATTAATCAATGGAATAGTTGATTATTTACCATCTCCTATAGATAAACCTGAAGTAGAAGGTACTGATTTAGATGGTAATGTTATAAAAAGAAAAATAGCTGATGATGAGAAATTCAGTGCATTAGCATTCAAAATAATGACAGACCCACACGTTGGAAAAATAGCATTCTTAAGAGTTTATTCTGGAATATTAGAATCTGGTTCTTATGTACTTAATGCTACAAAAGGTAAAAGAGAGCGTATCGGAAGAATACTTCAGATGCATGCTAACAAGAGAGAAGAAATTGAACAAGTATATGCTGGTGATATAGCAGCAGCAGTAGGACTTAAAGAAACAACAACAGGTGATACATTATGTCCTGAAAATGCTCCTATCATCTTGGAATCAATCAACTTCCCAGAACCAGTAATTAACGTTGCTATAGAGCCTAAAACAAAAGGCGACAGAGATAAAATGTCAGTTGCTTTATCAAGACTTGCTGAAGAAGACCCAACATTCAGAGTTAGCTTTGATGAAGAAACAGGCCAAACAATCATCGCAGGTATGGGTGAGCTTCACTTAGAGATTATCTGTGATAGAATGAAAAGAGAATACAAAGTTGAGGCAAATGTTGGACGTCCTCAAGTATCTTATAGAGAAGGTATCAAGAAAACAGTTGAAGTACAAGGTAAATTCGTACGTCAGTCAGGTGGTAAAGGTCAGTATGGTGATGTATGGCTAAGAATTGGACCTAATGAACCTAATGGTGGATTCAAATTCAACAATGAAATCGTTGGAGGAGCAGTACCAAGAGAATATATACCAGCTGTAGAAAAAGGTTGTGTAGAATCTATGAATACAGGTGTTCTTGCTAACTATCCAATGCTTGATGTTATAGTATCAGCATTTGACGGTTCATTCCACCCAGTAGACTCATCAGAAATGGCATTCAAAATCGCTGCTTCTATGGGATTCAAAGACGGATGTAAAAAAGCAGATCCTTATTTGTTAGAGCCTATGATGACAGTAGAGGTTGTAACTCCTGAAGATTATATGGGTGATATAATAGGTGACTTAGCTTCAAGAAGAGGGCAGGTTCACGGATTTACAGATAAATCTGGTTATAAATCTATTAATGCTACAGTACCTCTTGCAGAGATGTTCGGTTATACAACAAGTATAAGAAACGTATCTCAAGGTAGAGCTAGTTACACAATGCAGTTCTCACATTATGAGGAAGTACCTAAAAACGTAGCAGAAGAGATAATCGGTGCTAGAATGGGTAATAATAAGTAA
- a CDS encoding OmpA family protein has product MHAVLYNDNSQATKTASKTYTQKNDITIVADSIKEQEEYTNNEEQQIIEEKTEEKELTNNDVIEKEKPQIIKQTEVIKQDDNEILVTANIIAFDFDSYELKNEYDEGIDEICKYLNKNQNINLIIEGHSDSSGDSNYNIYLSENRAKAIFDKLVDKGVDKDRLRYIGYGSTHSSEYNDKDRKCQFVIINNSNEEKEYKKENETDIIKLKR; this is encoded by the coding sequence TTGCATGCAGTACTTTATAATGATAATAGTCAGGCTACAAAAACAGCTTCAAAAACATATACACAAAAAAATGATATTACAATTGTAGCAGATTCTATAAAAGAACAAGAAGAATATACAAATAATGAAGAACAACAGATAATAGAAGAAAAAACAGAAGAAAAAGAACTCACAAATAATGATGTTATTGAAAAAGAAAAGCCTCAAATTATAAAACAAACTGAAGTGATAAAGCAAGATGATAATGAAATTCTTGTTACCGCCAATATAATAGCTTTTGATTTTGATTCTTATGAATTAAAAAATGAATATGATGAAGGTATAGATGAAATTTGTAAATATCTAAATAAAAATCAAAATATTAATCTAATAATTGAAGGACATAGTGACAGTAGTGGCGATTCTAATTATAATATATATTTATCTGAAAATAGAGCAAAAGCTATATTTGATAAATTAGTAGATAAGGGTGTAGATAAAGATAGACTTAGATATATAGGATATGGTTCTACTCATTCATCTGAATATAATGATAAAGATAGAAAATGCCAATTTGTAATAATAAATAATTCAAATGAAGAGAAAGAATATAAAAAAGAAAATGAAACTGATATTATAAAATTAAAAAGATAA
- the hisIE gene encoding bifunctional phosphoribosyl-AMP cyclohydrolase/phosphoribosyl-ATP diphosphatase HisIE, whose product MNNINQNEISKLKFDDKGLIPAIVIDYYTKEVLTLAYMNKESLEISIKEEKTCFYSRSRQELWRKGETSGNYQHIQSIKSDCDNDALVIEVIKDGPACHTGSESCFFNEVYSKEDYKDFSIDKLYELIRGRKINQTEGSYTTYLFNSGIDKILKKVGEECTEVIIGAKNDSNKETIYELSDLLYHSLVLMVEKGITINDIKNELANRSIIDKKENKKHEIIQNSNT is encoded by the coding sequence ATGAACAATATAAATCAAAATGAAATATCAAAATTAAAATTTGACGATAAAGGCTTAATACCAGCCATAGTTATAGATTATTATACAAAAGAAGTTTTAACTCTAGCATATATGAATAAAGAAAGCCTTGAAATAAGCATCAAAGAAGAAAAAACTTGCTTCTACAGTAGGAGCAGACAAGAATTATGGAGAAAAGGAGAAACTTCTGGAAATTATCAGCATATACAATCAATAAAAAGCGATTGTGATAATGATGCTTTAGTTATAGAAGTTATAAAAGATGGTCCTGCTTGTCATACAGGAAGTGAATCTTGTTTCTTTAATGAAGTGTATTCAAAAGAAGATTATAAAGATTTTTCTATAGACAAACTTTATGAACTTATAAGAGGAAGAAAAATCAATCAAACAGAAGGATCATATACAACTTATTTATTCAATAGCGGAATAGATAAAATACTAAAAAAAGTTGGAGAAGAATGCACAGAGGTCATAATAGGGGCTAAGAACGACAGTAACAAAGAAACTATATATGAATTGTCCGATTTACTTTATCATAGCTTAGTTTTAATGGTGGAAAAAGGCATCACTATCAATGATATAAAAAATGAATTAGCCAACAGATCTATAATAGATAAAAAAGAAAACAAAAAGCATGAAATAATACAAAATTCTAATACATAA
- a CDS encoding outer membrane beta-barrel protein, whose protein sequence is MKRLVIILLFFIVAFSSKSLSAAIFSGVYIAPKINFKHEALNKTNKLELGKLPFLEKNNYVGGGFAVGYDLFRKTRLVPLRLDIEYMFQGVIGKKETWMQSIMASVYYDINIFFVRNNELDNLTTRALYSRVPNMSIYFGLSFGNRLYQMHHEYSDIGKALITRSSFAFGINAGLVYNILDWFALDLGYRYLLGFGFHDAHEVLLGARFTIR, encoded by the coding sequence ATGAAACGATTAGTGATTATATTATTATTTTTTATTGTTGCCTTTTCAAGTAAAAGTCTTTCTGCAGCAATTTTCTCAGGTGTTTATATAGCCCCTAAAATCAATTTTAAACATGAAGCTCTAAATAAAACAAATAAATTAGAGTTAGGAAAACTTCCTTTCCTTGAAAAGAATAATTATGTAGGAGGAGGTTTTGCTGTTGGATATGATTTATTTAGAAAAACTAGATTAGTGCCTTTAAGACTTGATATTGAATATATGTTTCAGGGAGTAATTGGTAAAAAAGAAACTTGGATGCAAAGCATAATGGCAAGCGTATATTATGATATAAATATATTTTTTGTAAGAAATAATGAATTAGATAATCTTACTACAAGAGCTCTTTACAGCAGAGTTCCAAATATGAGTATATATTTCGGACTGTCTTTCGGAAACAGATTATATCAAATGCATCATGAATATTCTGATATAGGAAAAGCACTTATAACTAGAAGTTCTTTTGCATTTGGAATTAATGCTGGTTTGGTATATAATATACTTGATTGGTTTGCTTTGGATTTAGGATACAGGTATTTATTAGGCTTTGGTTTTCATGATGCTCATGAGGTGCTTCTCGGAGCTAGATTTACAATAAGATAA
- the rpsG gene encoding 30S ribosomal protein S7 produces MARRRRAQTRKIDADPVYGSVVISKFINKLMYDGKKSKAENIFYKAMDLVKEKTGKDGLEAFNEAIENIKPRVEVKSRRVGGSTYQVPVDVRPDRQNSLAFTWLIDASRKRGGRSMIERLSNEIVDAIDGKGQAVAKRDTVHRMAEGNKAFAHFRW; encoded by the coding sequence ATGGCTAGAAGAAGAAGAGCACAAACTAGAAAAATAGATGCTGATCCAGTTTATGGAAGCGTTGTTATTAGTAAATTTATAAATAAGCTAATGTATGACGGTAAAAAAAGTAAAGCTGAAAATATATTTTATAAAGCTATGGATTTGGTTAAAGAAAAAACAGGTAAAGATGGTTTAGAGGCTTTTAATGAAGCTATAGAAAATATTAAGCCTCGTGTAGAAGTAAAATCAAGAAGAGTTGGTGGTTCTACATATCAGGTTCCTGTTGATGTAAGACCAGACAGACAAAATTCTTTGGCATTCACATGGCTTATAGATGCTTCTAGAAAAAGAGGCGGAAGAAGTATGATAGAACGTTTATCAAATGAGATAGTAGACGCTATAGATGGTAAAGGTCAGGCAGTAGCTAAGAGAGATACAGTTCATAGAATGGCTGAAGGTAACAAAGCGTTCGCACACTTCAGGTGGTAA
- the rpsL gene encoding 30S ribosomal protein S12, translating into MPTINQLVRKGRKRIINKTKSPALMKCPQREGVCTRVTTTTPKKPNSAMRKIARVRVTNGMEVTAYIPGIDHTLQEHNRVLIRGGRVKDLPGCRYHIVRGSREATGVEKRMKARSKYGTKKPKA; encoded by the coding sequence ATGCCTACAATTAATCAATTAGTAAGAAAAGGTCGCAAGCGTATCATAAACAAGACAAAATCGCCTGCATTAATGAAATGTCCGCAAAGAGAAGGGGTTTGTACTCGTGTAACAACAACTACACCAAAAAAACCTAACTCAGCTATGCGTAAAATTGCTCGTGTAAGAGTAACTAACGGTATGGAAGTAACAGCTTATATTCCTGGTATAGACCATACATTACAGGAACACAACCGCGTACTTATAAGAGGCGGAAGGGTTAAAGACTTACCTGGTTGTCGTTATCACATAGTTCGCGGAAGCCGTGAAGCTACAGGTGTAGAAAAGAGAATGAAAGCTAGAAGTAAATATGGTACTAAAAAACCAAAGGCTTAA